Genomic window (Streptococcus porcinus):
AAACAGACATTCTCAGGTATTTACCAACTTTCCGTAAGACTACCACGTTACCTAGAGGGGCGCTAATAAAGTCATTTACTAGATCAATAGACACCACAGAGGACTTGGTAGATGCACGGCCACCCTTTAACACTATATGGCTCTTGAGAGTATATAGGACTTCATCAAATACTGGGTTAATCAACTTTGCTAGGTTCAGTATTGCCATTGTACTCACTCCTATCAAATATAAATCCAGTAATGACCGTATCGTCTTCATCATATGAGCCTAGCTGAGCCTTGAGGTTATCAATCCTTAGGCGTTGCTCCTCTGTGACAAGTGATGAGCGTGTCAGCTCATCATAGGTCTTAATCATGCTTTTAAGCTCTGACTGGGCTCTTGCTATTGCAGCTAGGGCTTTTCCTTGCTTATCCCATGCCGTATGCTGTTCATAGCCTATACCAGCTTTCCCTGTGCTAGTAACAAAGGTATCGCTATCCTCTACATCTTGGACAAATAAAATACGCTGAGCATGCAGTAGATTAGCATAGCTCAGCGTGATGTTTTCCCAGAGTATGTCTATTGGCTGTTTGTCTGATAGCTCCTGTGCTATCTCATACACCTCCTGTGGCAGATACTTAGCAAACAAACCATGTTTGAGGGCGTTAGTGTTTCCCTTAGGGGCTCCGTGTCCTAGAGCGTTCTTACTGCCCTTTGGAGCACCCCTTGGATTTTTGGAGCGTTCCGTATTTTTCTTTTGGAACGTTCCTTTTATTTTAGGTTCCCATTTGTCTTTACTTTTCCAACCTCGGACAGTGCCAGCTGAAACACCCAAACGCTCAGCAATCTCAACCAGTTCAATGTTTCCATTGTTCTCTGAGTAGATTTCAAATGCTTTGTCTCGGTTGGGGTCTCTTGCTCTACCCAAGCCTAAACCTCCTGCTGTTTATTTGTTTTGAAAAAAGAAAAGGGAAGACACTTCATAGGTGCCTTACCCTTAATTCTTGATACTACCATTCTAGCAGATTATGATTACAGTGCACGCCAAGATTATCTAGGTTTATACAACGTTTTTAGAACGTTCCAAATTATTCCAAATGTTCTAAAACCAAACTCAGCTCCTCAATAGCCATTTTACGCATATTGTAATAAGAGCTTTTGCTGATTGCTAACTTATCACAAATATCATCAACATACATCTTAGTAATGTAAGTCATTCTGAGGACTGACCTGCTCTTTGGATTTTTCAGCTTGTTAATCAATCT
Coding sequences:
- the terS gene encoding phage terminase small subunit; the encoded protein is MGRARDPNRDKAFEIYSENNGNIELVEIAERLGVSAGTVRGWKSKDKWEPKIKGTFQKKNTERSKNPRGAPKGSKNALGHGAPKGNTNALKHGLFAKYLPQEVYEIAQELSDKQPIDILWENITLSYANLLHAQRILFVQDVEDSDTFVTSTGKAGIGYEQHTAWDKQGKALAAIARAQSELKSMIKTYDELTRSSLVTEEQRLRIDNLKAQLGSYDEDDTVITGFIFDRSEYNGNTEPSKVD